aattttattttataattctaaataacagttaaatttaatttttataattttaaatattaatattaattaattaatttatttattgattatttaaatcacatcataatattattttataattctaaataacaggcaataaaaaataaatttaatttttataattttaaatatttatattaattaattaatttatctattttttattaattatttaatttaatacttatatatatatatatatgtatttaaaaataataaataaatttataattaatattatttaattattaaattaacataatataaatattttattataatatattaataattaaataataataaaaattaatcacaGATAGTAAACACTTTAAGTCACGTTCAGGccacaatttataaaaaaagaaaataaataatgtctGGCGTCTTTTAGAGTGGCGCCAAGTCCTGCTGCTGGCGCCTGTTTAATAAACGCCAAACAATTTTTTCGGTGCAATCTCGCACCCCAATCCTAAATCCACGAATACTTTTTTCTTTAACTCCAAAATCTACAAAATAAAAATCACCTAACCCTAAATTGGCAAAATGCCGGGCATAAAATATGACAAAATGGATGCATGTGGCAGCCTCGCAGAGAACATTGGAGTTTGATTGATATTGCGAAAACTTGTTGAAGTTGTCTCCCACGAAGGTAACACCAGGCCAGGAGCCAAATTGAAGAGTGGAAGGGCCAAATATacgtatatataaataaatcttaatttatatttaatattttcacatttgtatcttttttctttataaaattacatatcTTTACTTCATTCTTTATGTATATACTTCTATATAAATTTCATCCACATTCTTCATGTtgcttaattttaatattttatactttttattaaaaattcattaattttcgTATTAAAATGAGATGGTAACAAATGCATAGAAATTCTCACCATTTTTTTGCATATGGCATTTGATCATCTTGTAAAATCAAGAGTGAAAAAACAACAATAACAATATGTAGgatgattattatttttaacaagCATTTAGGATACAAATTACATAAGTCTCAGTatcttaattaataataaattaagtttgaaATTAGGCAGCTAGGGAAGGTAGTACATAGAATTTGGCAACTTGAAAGTTCTTTTAGCACTTGGTAGACCTCCAAAGCTGCTCCACTGATCTCCAATAATTCCCCATATGCGGTATCCTTCGTCCGCCAATTGCTTTCTTGCCCAGCATTTGTATTCTTGCACTTTCATGAACTCATCATCAAGACCCCTGCATTTATACAATACCATAAAAACAATGTAATATATTATAACCAAATAGGCGAATGGACATACCTTAGTATGAGACTGGACCATCCATGATACCCAACATTAATAAGGTTATCTACGGTGACAGATCTTAAGATTTCACTTCTTGAAGAGATAAGAAAGATTTTGACCCCTTTGTTTTTTATCTCGTTGAAAAGATTAAGGGTGTGATCTAGAGCTGGTGCCTTGCTTTCCTTCATCCATTCTTCCAACAATGTTGTGTTCAACTTCTCTCCCCTAGTTTTCATTTCCATTTCACAATCCATTAGCTTGCATTAATGAGCGATCTAAGCCAAATAAGTAGTAAAAATATTTGGATTCATGTCTGAGtgcatatataataaatttttctcgAAATAGATAATATATACTTACCCAAAGTTGTGTTTCTTGAAGAAAGGAATGGTGGACAAAAGGGTATCATCAACATCAAAAATCCAAGCATCTTTACCATCACCTTCCATAGTGCAGCAAGTGCTGAGGTAGAGCTTGACCTCTTCAATGGCTCTCTGAGAATCTGCTTCATACTGAGCAGATGTCATGTAATGCTTGATGTAATCTATACATTCCTGAGGCACAACCTCAAATTCTCTAATGTTGTTGATCTCCACATTAATCCTCCAACTCTCACAATAGTTCTTCAAGCTTGATGATTTCAGCCCATAATGTTTCCTGTTCTGCTTCAAAATGTTCCAATCTGCTGTAACTAGCCCAATGCAGAGGCTTGTCAAAGCCAATGCTAGCACTAGGTGTCTTCCCATTTGCAGAGAGGgagatggagagagagagagatttcttGTTTTTGGCAGAATGGGTTTGGGGATTTGATTGATTAAATCTTAGCAGTTGATGAAGGAGCGTTATGGGTCACATGGGATGTGGGGCACAATGGACAACTGGACATTGTTGTTGCTTTGAAATTCATAAtgggtaataattttttttttttttgaaagcaaatgggtaataataattttaaaagttttgatTATAGAAATGagacataaatattaaatataattaataaattatataataagagataattttattaaatgacttaaaattaataataacaataattgtCTGCCCAACAGAAACGCGCTTCAAATCATTTGACATTattatgcaaaaaaaaaaaaaaaaaacaacaatctCAGTTGTTTAATTCTAAATGCTTAATTACATGATTAAGCATAAGTTTGTGCCACCATTCTTGCCGTCAGACACGGACTTTTGTCTTCAATATTATTgtctaaagaagaaaaaaagcaacggtcaaaaaaaaaggaaaaaaagcaacggtaaaaaaaaagggaaaaaaaagttatttgcaCATTTGATTTCGATATTACGATTACGAATccgtttatttcaaaaaaagtatgcgtttacaaaatatttctcaataaatttattttttattattaaatttaaaaataaaatatattaataaatttatatattagagttaataaaattattaaaaatgtaaaaagtaattttctttattgAGAAAAAgtcaattttcttaaaaatattttttaaattaattttttaaagtgtctaaatataagaaaatatgaaaaatatttttaaaaaagttattttttataatttaatttgataataaaatattttttattgataatatcTTTTGTATACtctaaatattagaaaaattgtGAAACAACCGAAGCATTAAGAGTTGGCAGTGAAGAAATACACCttagaatatattttttatattaaaattttgtttatttattataccaaaaaaaattatgttaatttttaagaatataaaatatattttttcttaattaaaataaactaatGGATGTGTAGATCTCATGAATTatatttataacttttttttaaagttttttcttTAAACCATCTCTTCTTTAATTTATGATtgtttagaaaaaatataatttataattttacctttaattttattttttaaataatatttagttttaattgaaACCAACTTctgtaataatttaataataatttcctCAATATTGATATTGCACAATATACACTTACAAATATATTATGTATTGCCAATTGTACAACTTTGACAAAATTCTAAGAAAAAAGACTCGATAATCATGATACTCAATACTCAAAATAACAGAAAACTCGCTTTATGTATCTAGTTGAATTTCTTATGACATTTTAAATTAtcgttaaaaaatattatacagtAGATTTTCATTCCACCTATAATTACAGAGTCTCTTATCTACTAATTAATACTAATCAAATTTATAAGAGAGTCACTGATTGACTCTATCGATATAAAAgtaaaacatacataaagttaGAAGGTATACATCATGTTTGtcattaataaagaaaattaaaagaatttaccattttaaaaaatcattaatcaCTCATTTTACATGGTTCATtttatactaaaaatatttaaataaatttttataaaatttcaattattttatgataaaaaaattttaaattaaaaaagatcgaattcttttaattttaaataaaaaattattaaaaaaaattaattgagttGAATTTTTacgaaataaaattaataaaggataaaagttaaatattttaaaaatattcataaattttaaaaaattatataatgtacgttaataatttttttaatatatgttgtaATTATgcgattaattttttattaatgtaaatactatacttaaaaataatgattcaactttatttataaaattaaaatgaattatttctaTTTTACAAATCACCTTAAAACTTCTACCATGAACTATTGAATCATATAAGTGATTAGCGAtcaactattttatttattaattattaataattagttatttatataaaaataaaaaatattttttaaatataaattgataaaaaaaaatataaacatataaTGAAAAAGTAATAATAAGTGAGGATTTATATATCAATGGATGAGATATTAAGtctccatttatttttaaaaaataatttatttaaaaaatattttatttatttttaatacatcACACCAAACATAATCTAAACATGTGACAGAAACAAAAATAATGAACTAAATagtatatgttttaaaatatttggattaaattgatattgataataaaatttaatgactaaattataaatttttcttagatatattaattaaaagtatATCCTAAATGGGGCGGTGAATGAACCTAGAGAATCCTAGAAGCCCGTGGGTCACACGCTTTTCCTTCCCAAAAGGGTCAGGAATCCATTTCTGTAAACAAAGAACAAGCAGCAAGGAATGAAGAACAATTGAAAACAAGCACAGATTGATTAAAACAACATGGCTCAGATTCTATACAACCACCCCATCTCACAGTAAAGCATAGCAACATTATTGAGAAAAAGCTTGTTTATATGACAAATGGGTAATGggttgatcaagaaaatactcCCAGCATCTTGAGAAAAAAGCTTGTTTATATGACAAATGGACCTGTGAACCAACTGATAACAACCAGCTGACTTATTAAGAGGAGAACTTTCATTGAGAACCCTTTGATGGATGATGGCCATGGCAGAGACCATCATCAAAATTCAGAGAATAGCTATAAAGATCATAGCTGTATTGTATACTGCTCCTTTGCCACCCCAAAGCTTGCTTCCATTTTGTTCTGAACTTCAATACAAGCTTCTTCAAGACATGCAACCCACAGCAACAACTAAATGATAGTCTTCTACCTTTTGCATTACCAAGTGTAATAGCAGACTCGGTGCTCGCAATTCTCTTTCCCCATTTCTGAATCTGGTTTTTCTTAACACTTTGCAGACTCAAAATCTTCATTGCTAGGTTCTTTCTCAACTCCAGATGTCCTGTAATCCAAGGAAAAAGCTTGTAACACAATAAGAATAAGAGAAAACCACAAGTTGAGCTTTCAAGTATCAATGCCAATTTGTAGGCAGCACTATCAATGGCATTAGATGTCATTCTCCTATTAGTGGAGCCCAAAAAGATATTATCATCAAAGGAACATTCAATTTTACTTATGCCACTTACTCATTTTGGGACCCAACGTGAAGAGGATAGAGACATGCACCTATGTGATGATATGCACTTTTACTCTGGCCAGAAAAAGTAGCTAGCGTTTATCTTCTTCTCGTTTACCTTCTATTTTACTCATGGTTGGTGAACTTTCCGGGAATCATatgtaaaaaaatgaaaaagaaaaagaataaagaaaaggaaagatggGGTTTTGCTCTAATATAAAGGTTCACACCGTCCATACCTAAAAAGTGAGATAGACCTGATATAATCAGAGTCATGTGTTTTAAGAACTTTATGGCGTTTTCAGTTCATGAATGGCTTAGATTACTCTTCATATTAAGAAGGGACCACAAAGagtggaaaaatatttttgtgggGCAGAAAATCTGATGCATTACAAAAGAATTGATCCTT
This genomic interval from Manihot esculenta cultivar AM560-2 chromosome 12, M.esculenta_v8, whole genome shotgun sequence contains the following:
- the LOC110627846 gene encoding acid phosphatase 1 gives rise to the protein MGRHLVLALALTSLCIGLVTADWNILKQNRKHYGLKSSSLKNYCESWRINVEINNIREFEVVPQECIDYIKHYMTSAQYEADSQRAIEEVKLYLSTCCTMEGDGKDAWIFDVDDTLLSTIPFFKKHNFGGEKLNTTLLEEWMKESKAPALDHTLNLFNEIKNKGVKIFLISSRSEILRSVTVDNLINVGYHGWSSLILRGLDDEFMKVQEYKCWARKQLADEGYRIWGIIGDQWSSFGGLPSAKRTFKLPNSMYYLP
- the LOC110628476 gene encoding uncharacterized protein LOC110628476, with product MRHLELRKNLAMKILSLQSVKKNQIQKWGKRIASTESAITLGNAKGRRLSFSCCCGLHVLKKLVLKFRTKWKQALGWQRSSIQYSYDLYSYSLNFDDGLCHGHHPSKGSQ